One window of the Chitinophaga niabensis genome contains the following:
- a CDS encoding peroxiredoxin, giving the protein MKLIKTMLLTLAIFGFGASAKSQIKNGEKIPDFELKDQNGNNFKLSSALAKGPAVIYFYPKDDTPGCTKEACSFRDSFSEFTDKGVQVIGISSDNVASHKKFAEKYHLPFTLLSDENNAVRKLFGVPKTMMMPGRVTYVLDKNGTVVHQFNSMTQATQHVEEAIAAIKKI; this is encoded by the coding sequence ATGAAACTCATAAAAACCATGCTCCTCACACTGGCAATCTTCGGATTTGGTGCTTCTGCCAAATCCCAGATCAAGAACGGCGAAAAGATACCCGACTTTGAATTGAAAGATCAAAACGGGAATAATTTCAAATTGTCTTCCGCATTGGCGAAAGGCCCGGCAGTGATTTACTTCTATCCGAAGGATGATACGCCCGGATGTACAAAAGAAGCCTGTTCTTTCCGGGATTCGTTTTCGGAGTTCACAGATAAAGGTGTGCAGGTGATCGGGATCAGTTCAGATAATGTAGCTTCTCATAAGAAGTTTGCGGAAAAATATCATCTGCCTTTTACATTGCTCAGTGATGAGAATAATGCGGTGCGGAAGTTATTTGGTGTGCCTAAGACCATGATGATGCCGGGACGTGTTACTTATGTGCTGGATAAGAATGGTACGGTTGTGCATCAGTTCAACTCTATGACGCAGGCTACGCAACATGTGGAAGAGGCTATTGCAGCTATCAAGAAGATATAA
- the pruA gene encoding L-glutamate gamma-semialdehyde dehydrogenase → MHNAYFDFAAPGNEPVMSFAPGSPERAALKKQLAAYKAVEQDIPMYIGGKEVRTGKTVDIRPPHEIKHKLGHFHSGDASHVTDAINAALAARQQWADTPWEHRAAIFLKAAELLATKYRAHTNAATMLGQSKNAYQAEIDSACELIDFLRFNVHYLTEIYRQQPISSPGVHNRLEYRPLEGFVLAVTPFNFSAIGGNLPTSAAMCGNVVVWKPANTQVFHASLFMKILIEAGLPDGVINLVYADGPTIGDVCFAHADFAGIHFTGSTGVFQTMWKTIGNNIHKYKTYPRIVGETGGKDFVIAHKSADVDAVVTALARGAFEYQGQKCSAASRAYLPSNIAEEIKTKLAAALKTMKMGTTEDFSNFINAVIDERSFDKITKYIDNAKNDAKAKIIAGGNYSKTEGYFIEPTVIETTDPLYTTMCEEIFGPVLTVYVYDAEKYEEALKLVDSTSTYALTGAVLAQDRYALELAAKKLVNAAGNFYLNDKPTGAVVGQQPFGGARASGTNDKAGSQLNLYRWLSARTVKETLVPPTDYRYPFLNEA, encoded by the coding sequence ATGCATAACGCTTATTTTGACTTTGCAGCACCAGGCAATGAACCGGTTATGAGCTTCGCTCCGGGATCCCCGGAAAGAGCAGCACTTAAAAAACAACTAGCCGCATATAAGGCTGTTGAGCAGGACATTCCCATGTACATCGGCGGAAAAGAAGTCCGTACCGGCAAAACGGTAGACATTCGTCCCCCGCATGAGATCAAACATAAACTGGGTCATTTCCACTCCGGAGATGCCAGTCATGTTACAGATGCTATCAACGCCGCACTGGCTGCACGCCAGCAATGGGCAGATACTCCCTGGGAGCATCGCGCAGCCATCTTCCTCAAAGCAGCAGAGCTGCTGGCCACCAAATACCGCGCGCATACCAATGCCGCTACCATGTTGGGCCAGAGCAAAAATGCCTACCAGGCTGAAATAGACAGCGCCTGCGAACTCATAGACTTCCTGCGCTTCAACGTACATTACCTTACAGAGATCTACCGTCAGCAACCTATCAGTTCACCTGGTGTGCACAACAGGCTGGAATATCGTCCCCTGGAAGGTTTTGTACTGGCTGTAACGCCATTTAACTTCTCCGCTATCGGTGGTAACCTGCCTACTTCTGCTGCCATGTGTGGTAACGTAGTAGTTTGGAAACCTGCCAATACACAGGTATTCCACGCCAGCCTTTTCATGAAGATCCTCATAGAAGCCGGTTTACCGGATGGCGTGATCAATCTTGTTTATGCAGACGGACCCACCATCGGTGATGTATGTTTCGCACATGCTGACTTTGCCGGTATCCACTTCACCGGTTCTACCGGCGTATTCCAAACCATGTGGAAAACCATTGGCAATAACATTCATAAATACAAAACTTACCCACGCATAGTAGGAGAGACCGGTGGTAAAGATTTTGTGATCGCTCACAAGTCTGCCGATGTAGATGCGGTGGTAACTGCACTCGCAAGAGGCGCTTTTGAATACCAGGGTCAGAAATGCTCTGCTGCTTCCCGCGCTTACCTGCCGAGCAATATTGCAGAAGAAATCAAGACTAAACTGGCTGCAGCCCTTAAGACCATGAAAATGGGTACTACAGAGGACTTCTCCAACTTCATCAACGCCGTGATCGATGAACGTTCTTTTGATAAGATCACTAAGTATATCGATAACGCGAAGAACGATGCAAAAGCTAAGATCATCGCTGGCGGTAACTACAGTAAAACAGAAGGTTACTTCATAGAACCCACTGTGATCGAAACCACAGATCCTTTATACACTACCATGTGCGAAGAGATCTTTGGACCTGTACTCACAGTATACGTATACGATGCAGAGAAATACGAAGAAGCATTGAAACTGGTAGACAGCACCAGCACCTATGCACTCACAGGAGCTGTATTGGCGCAGGACCGTTACGCATTGGAACTGGCTGCTAAAAAGCTGGTGAACGCGGCAGGTAACTTCTACCTGAACGATAAACCAACAGGTGCAGTAGTTGGTCAGCAACCATTCGGAGGCGCCCGTGCATCCGGCACCAATGATAAAGCAGGTTCACAGCTGAACCTCTACCGCTGGCTGAGTGCGAGAACCGTGAAAGAAACACTGGTTCCGCCAACGGACTACAGGTATCCTTTCCTGAATGAAGCATAG
- a CDS encoding outer membrane beta-barrel protein, which produces MKKLYGTMFVAALFSSATVFAQDVPAKKFFLGGTAGFSTVKNQSVYNTSPVGTPPNFVVSGGSRSSQFNIAPEFGYYIKENVALGIKLGYSHTGGENLQSSNSYVAAPFVRFNVPIGKSRFSVYNDLGLSAGYSQTNEHLADGQPADAKILNLGAFYEPGLQFRLKNNINLLATLGNLFNYDYHRKQLKPEQDPTKKAVSTGHFVGINSDFFSLNSVRIGVNLLF; this is translated from the coding sequence ATGAAAAAACTTTACGGAACCATGTTTGTGGCGGCTTTATTTTCAAGCGCCACTGTATTTGCGCAGGATGTACCTGCTAAGAAATTTTTCCTCGGAGGAACTGCAGGATTCAGCACTGTCAAGAATCAATCTGTTTACAACACGAGTCCGGTTGGTACACCTCCTAATTTTGTTGTGAGTGGAGGAAGCAGGTCCAGTCAGTTCAATATTGCTCCTGAGTTCGGCTATTACATTAAGGAGAATGTTGCACTGGGTATTAAATTGGGTTACAGCCACACAGGCGGGGAAAACCTTCAAAGTTCCAATAGCTACGTTGCTGCTCCTTTTGTTCGTTTCAATGTGCCTATTGGTAAGAGCCGGTTCTCTGTATACAACGATCTGGGCTTGTCTGCAGGATATAGTCAAACTAACGAGCATTTAGCTGATGGCCAACCTGCTGATGCCAAAATTTTGAACCTGGGTGCTTTTTATGAGCCAGGCCTGCAATTCAGATTGAAGAACAACATCAATCTGTTAGCTACATTGGGTAATCTGTTTAATTATGATTATCACCGGAAACAGCTAAAGCCGGAGCAGGACCCTACCAAAAAAGCTGTCTCCACTGGCCACTTTGTTGGTATCAACAGTGATTTCTTTTCCCTCAATTCTGTCAGGATCGGCGTAAACCTCCTGTTTTAA
- the pyrR gene encoding bifunctional pyr operon transcriptional regulator/uracil phosphoribosyltransferase PyrR, producing MKSILTDRQLAITIDRLSHQLIENHLEFRDTVLIGLQPRGIYLSDRIYHNLKKLLPNTHIAYGKLDITFYRDDFKSEKGLQAPNETDINFSVENKRVVLIDDVLYTGRTIRSAMDAMLDFGRPAAVELLVLIDRRFSRELPIQSDYTGKTIDAIITERVKVLWKERDGKDEVVLIA from the coding sequence TTGAAATCTATTTTGACGGATCGGCAATTAGCTATCACCATCGACCGGCTCAGCCACCAACTGATTGAGAACCATCTTGAGTTCAGGGACACGGTGCTCATAGGTTTACAGCCCAGGGGGATCTATTTGTCTGACAGGATCTACCATAATTTGAAAAAGCTGCTTCCCAACACCCATATTGCCTATGGTAAACTGGACATTACCTTTTACCGGGACGATTTTAAAAGCGAGAAGGGATTGCAGGCCCCCAATGAAACGGATATTAATTTCTCCGTTGAAAATAAACGGGTAGTGCTGATAGATGATGTGTTGTATACCGGCAGAACCATCCGTTCCGCCATGGATGCCATGCTTGATTTTGGCCGCCCCGCCGCCGTGGAGCTGCTTGTACTGATAGACAGGAGGTTCAGCAGAGAGCTGCCCATCCAGTCTGATTACACCGGAAAAACCATCGATGCCATCATAACAGAACGCGTAAAAGTCCTGTGGAAAGAACGCGATGGAAAAGACGAAGTTGTGTTGATTGCCTAA
- a CDS encoding arylsulfatase, whose protein sequence is MKKTTRLSCLFLACGMITTGTAIAQKRPNVIVIMADDLGFADLGCYGSEIPTPHLDALAKNGVRLTNFYNTARCCPSRASLLTGIYAHQAGIGHMMEDKGPEHPAYRGRLNNESVTIGEVMKNAGYFTAMVGKWHVGQAQGVVPWKRGFDRSLNAPAGGFYYGDHPNAKLFLNGKRLPNDAAVLPQNWYSTDLWSNYSLRFIDEALQEQKPFMLYLAYNAPHFPLQAPLDEIEKFRKKYLEGWEKLREQRYKKQLAIGLLDPSSKLTPFNPNVPDWDQLSQQEKEKFDHIMAIYAAVIAHMDKSIGDLVAGLKKRNVFDNTVLLFVSDNGGNAEPGAEGKYDGAIPGSSQSSVFLGQGWAEASCTPFWGYKHQTHEGGISSPCIVSWPAGIPASRNGAFERQPAHITDIMATLVDLGKTQYPSTFGGNAIQPLEGASMVPAFTGKKINRVNPIFWEHEGNKAVLDGKWKLVAEHTEQWQLYDIENDRSELHDLSSAQPEIAGKLKREYEHWYQKVKAEPFKRTFKWFYNYTDAKSNL, encoded by the coding sequence ATGAAAAAAACAACCCGGTTGAGCTGTCTGTTTCTGGCCTGTGGCATGATCACAACAGGAACGGCTATTGCACAGAAGCGCCCTAATGTTATCGTCATCATGGCAGATGACCTTGGTTTTGCTGACCTGGGATGTTACGGCAGCGAAATACCAACCCCTCACCTGGATGCACTTGCCAAAAACGGCGTCCGGCTTACCAATTTTTACAATACAGCACGCTGCTGCCCTTCCCGGGCTTCACTGCTCACGGGGATCTATGCCCACCAGGCTGGTATAGGGCATATGATGGAAGATAAAGGTCCGGAGCATCCGGCTTACAGAGGCCGGTTGAATAACGAAAGCGTTACGATAGGTGAAGTGATGAAAAATGCCGGATACTTTACAGCTATGGTTGGTAAATGGCATGTGGGACAAGCTCAGGGCGTGGTGCCGTGGAAACGGGGATTTGACAGATCACTCAATGCACCGGCCGGAGGTTTTTACTATGGCGACCATCCCAATGCAAAACTTTTCCTAAACGGGAAACGCCTGCCTAATGATGCTGCTGTACTACCTCAAAACTGGTACAGCACTGATCTATGGTCCAATTACAGCCTGCGGTTCATAGATGAAGCTTTACAGGAACAAAAGCCTTTTATGCTGTACCTGGCATATAATGCGCCTCATTTTCCCTTACAGGCGCCCCTGGATGAAATTGAAAAGTTCAGAAAGAAATACCTGGAGGGATGGGAAAAACTTCGGGAACAGCGATATAAAAAACAGCTTGCCATTGGATTGCTCGATCCATCCTCCAAACTAACGCCATTTAATCCAAATGTTCCTGATTGGGACCAGCTGAGTCAGCAGGAGAAAGAAAAGTTTGATCATATTATGGCCATATACGCTGCAGTAATAGCTCATATGGATAAGAGCATCGGCGACCTGGTAGCAGGTTTGAAAAAGAGGAATGTGTTTGATAATACAGTGCTGCTGTTTGTATCAGACAATGGTGGTAATGCAGAGCCGGGAGCAGAAGGAAAATATGATGGAGCTATACCCGGTTCTTCCCAATCCAGCGTGTTCCTTGGGCAGGGATGGGCAGAAGCTTCCTGTACACCTTTCTGGGGATATAAACATCAAACACATGAAGGAGGCATTTCCTCTCCCTGTATTGTTTCCTGGCCCGCAGGGATACCAGCTTCCAGGAATGGTGCTTTTGAACGGCAGCCGGCACACATCACTGATATTATGGCCACATTGGTTGACTTAGGTAAAACGCAATACCCTTCAACGTTTGGAGGCAATGCTATTCAACCTTTGGAAGGTGCCAGTATGGTGCCTGCCTTTACAGGAAAAAAAATAAACAGGGTTAACCCCATCTTCTGGGAACATGAAGGAAACAAGGCTGTACTGGATGGCAAATGGAAACTGGTTGCCGAGCATACAGAACAATGGCAGTTGTATGATATTGAGAATGACCGGTCGGAACTGCATGATCTTTCTTCTGCACAGCCTGAGATTGCCGGTAAATTGAAACGGGAATACGAGCACTGGTATCAAAAGGTAAAAGCAGAACCTTTCAAGCGAACGTTTAAATGGTTTTATAACTATACAGATGCCAAATCAAATCTCTGA